One window of Hymenobacter sp. BRD128 genomic DNA carries:
- a CDS encoding thioredoxin family protein, with translation MLATTAPVLTADQLATGLTYPAYRQHISEVLATPTPDETLAKLLPHYRENVARIDRIEPTVSILPELQAALHKLTGHYIWAIITEGWCGDASQTGPILEAVARASGGHFETRYFLRDSHPDFIDKYLTNGGRAIPIAVLLHADTLTEAAVWGPRPAPLQAILHDLKARETPFREIVPQVQAWYDHDATRTTQHELLALVQKLS, from the coding sequence ATGCTCGCCACTACTGCCCCCGTGCTCACCGCCGACCAGCTAGCTACTGGCCTCACTTACCCTGCCTACCGCCAACACATCAGCGAGGTGCTCGCCACGCCAACGCCCGATGAAACCCTGGCCAAGCTGCTGCCGCACTACCGTGAAAACGTGGCGCGCATCGACCGCATTGAGCCTACCGTCAGCATTTTACCCGAGCTGCAGGCGGCGCTGCACAAGCTCACCGGGCACTACATCTGGGCCATTATCACCGAAGGCTGGTGCGGCGACGCCTCCCAGACCGGCCCCATCCTAGAGGCAGTGGCCCGGGCTAGCGGCGGCCACTTCGAAACGCGTTATTTTCTGCGCGACTCGCATCCCGACTTTATCGATAAGTACCTCACCAACGGCGGCCGGGCCATCCCGATTGCCGTGCTGCTGCACGCCGACACCCTCACCGAAGCAGCCGTATGGGGGCCGCGCCCGGCCCCGCTGCAAGCTATCCTGCACGACCTGAAAGCGCGCGAAACGCCCTTCAGGGAAATCGTGCCCCAGGTGCAGGCCTGGTACGACCACGACGCTACCCGCACTACCCAGCACGAACTACTGGCGCTGGTGCAAAAGCTGAGCTAG
- a CDS encoding carboxylesterase/lipase family protein, translating to MKIFFLFPTLLLATTLLAQDLAHSRVRVAGGMLQGGLTTAGIHTFKGVPYAAPPVGNLRWREPQPTPAWKNVRPATQFGPRAMQLPLFGDMNFRSNGVSEDCLYLNVWTGAKASQEKRPVLVYFYGGGFVAGDGSEPRYDGESLAQKGIVTVTVNYRLGVFGFMAHPELTKESPNHASGNYGLLDQAAAIQWVKQNIAAFGGDPRHITIGGESAGSFSVSAQMASPLAKGLIVGAIGESGSLLGLQPLPTLAQAEQTGGAFAATVGANSLAALRALPAQQLLEASGKQGAPRFSTNVDGYFLPRQPTEIFAAGQQAHVPLLVGWNSQEMAYQMVLGPAAPTAENYRAALQKLYGEQAADIERLYPAATDAQAEQAATDLAGDRFIAYSTWKLADAQIQTGGQPVYRYLYARPRPAMTPEMGNATANLAGGVTKGTGAASPAPPAKGAVHSAEIEYALGNLPTNKVFAWTPDDYKVSKTMQGYFVNFIKTGNPNGAGLPTWPAASQQGGQFLRLDVTTQAEADQTRARYQFLEQHAGK from the coding sequence ATGAAAATATTCTTTCTTTTTCCCACCCTGCTGCTGGCCACCACGTTGCTGGCGCAAGACCTTGCTCACAGTCGTGTTCGCGTAGCGGGCGGGATGCTGCAAGGCGGCCTCACTACTGCTGGCATTCACACCTTTAAAGGAGTGCCCTACGCCGCGCCGCCGGTAGGCAATCTGCGCTGGCGCGAACCTCAGCCCACCCCGGCCTGGAAGAATGTGCGCCCGGCCACGCAGTTTGGCCCGCGCGCCATGCAGCTGCCGCTGTTTGGCGACATGAATTTTCGCTCAAACGGCGTGAGCGAGGACTGCCTCTACCTCAACGTGTGGACCGGCGCCAAGGCTAGCCAGGAAAAGCGGCCGGTGCTGGTGTATTTCTACGGCGGCGGCTTCGTGGCCGGCGATGGCTCGGAGCCACGCTACGACGGCGAGAGCCTGGCCCAAAAAGGCATCGTAACCGTGACCGTGAATTATCGGCTAGGGGTGTTTGGCTTCATGGCCCACCCCGAGCTGACCAAGGAATCGCCCAACCATGCCTCGGGCAACTACGGCCTGCTCGACCAGGCCGCTGCTATTCAGTGGGTAAAGCAAAATATCGCCGCTTTTGGGGGCGACCCCCGGCACATTACGATTGGGGGCGAATCGGCGGGCTCCTTTTCGGTGAGCGCCCAGATGGCGTCGCCGCTCGCCAAGGGACTAATAGTCGGCGCCATTGGCGAAAGTGGGTCGCTGCTAGGCTTGCAGCCGCTGCCTACCCTGGCCCAGGCCGAGCAAACCGGCGGGGCCTTTGCTGCCACCGTGGGCGCTAACTCGCTGGCGGCGCTGCGGGCGCTGCCGGCCCAGCAGCTGTTGGAGGCTAGCGGCAAGCAGGGCGCGCCGCGCTTCTCAACCAACGTAGACGGCTACTTCCTGCCGCGGCAGCCCACCGAAATCTTTGCCGCTGGTCAGCAGGCGCACGTGCCCCTGCTGGTGGGTTGGAACTCGCAGGAGATGGCCTACCAAATGGTGCTCGGTCCGGCCGCGCCTACTGCGGAAAACTACCGGGCGGCCTTGCAAAAGCTATACGGCGAGCAAGCGGCGGATATCGAGCGCCTCTACCCCGCCGCCACCGACGCGCAGGCCGAGCAGGCCGCCACCGACCTGGCCGGCGACCGCTTCATCGCCTACAGCACCTGGAAACTGGCCGATGCCCAAATTCAGACCGGTGGCCAGCCGGTGTACCGCTACCTCTACGCCCGCCCGCGCCCGGCCATGACGCCCGAAATGGGCAACGCCACCGCCAACCTGGCCGGCGGCGTCACCAAGGGCACGGGCGCCGCTAGCCCCGCGCCGCCCGCCAAAGGCGCCGTGCATTCGGCCGAGATTGAATATGCGCTGGGCAACCTGCCCACTAACAAAGTATTTGCCTGGACGCCTGATGATTATAAGGTGTCGAAAACCATGCAGGGTTACTTCGTCAATTTCATTAAAACCGGCAACCCCAACGGCGCTGGCCTGCCCACCTGGCCGGCGGCTAGCCAGCAGGGCGGCCAGTTTCTGCGCCTCGACGTGACTACCCAGGCCGAAGCCGACCAGACGCGCGCGCGCTACCAGTTTTTGGAGCAGCACGCGGGGAAATAG
- a CDS encoding DUF4382 domain-containing protein, whose translation MTTYRLLHLAAAASLALAGCSKNTDTANASAAKLEVRLTDAPGNFNAAVLDVQQVEVHLKDENDPSGWQTLAFTPQAVNVLDYVNGKSALLVSTDFAPGNLKEVRLILGPNSYVVGTDGQQYALKTPSGQTSGVKLKLDKVTLAAGSTYQLLLDFDVAKSIVERGNWRVSNDKKGRYLLKPVIRLVAQDLRGGLRGTVSPAAARPQVLAIRAAITGPDTVSTFADASGAYQLNGLAAGTYQVQFFPTTVVPAGQPAYKAVVRPGITVTNDQITDLGVTALN comes from the coding sequence ATGACCACTTATCGTCTCTTGCACTTGGCGGCAGCCGCTTCGCTAGCCCTGGCTGGCTGCTCAAAAAACACTGATACTGCCAACGCCAGCGCGGCCAAGCTGGAAGTGCGCCTGACTGACGCGCCGGGTAATTTTAACGCCGCAGTGCTTGATGTGCAGCAGGTTGAGGTGCATCTTAAAGACGAAAACGACCCTAGCGGCTGGCAAACGCTGGCCTTCACGCCGCAGGCGGTGAACGTGCTCGACTACGTGAATGGCAAGTCGGCGCTGCTGGTGAGCACTGATTTTGCGCCCGGCAACCTCAAAGAAGTCCGCCTCATTTTGGGGCCCAACAGCTACGTGGTAGGCACCGACGGCCAGCAGTATGCTCTCAAAACGCCCAGCGGCCAGACCTCGGGCGTGAAGCTGAAATTGGATAAAGTGACGCTGGCAGCCGGCTCGACCTACCAGCTGCTGCTGGATTTCGACGTGGCTAAATCCATCGTGGAGCGCGGCAACTGGAGGGTGAGCAACGACAAAAAGGGGCGCTACTTGCTCAAGCCGGTCATTCGGCTGGTGGCGCAGGACCTGCGCGGTGGCCTGCGCGGCACCGTGAGCCCGGCCGCTGCCCGGCCGCAGGTGCTGGCCATCCGGGCCGCCATCACGGGGCCCGACACAGTGAGCACGTTTGCCGATGCCTCGGGCGCTTACCAGCTCAATGGCCTGGCGGCTGGTACGTATCAGGTGCAGTTTTTCCCAACCACGGTGGTCCCGGCTGGCCAGCCAGCTTATAAAGCCGTGGTGCGCCCCGGCATAACCGTGACCAACGACCAGATAACCGACCTGGGCGTAACGGCGCTTAATTAA
- a CDS encoding AsmA-like C-terminal region-containing protein, which translates to MRKILLGFLAFVVLLVVALAAAPFLFKDKLRALADKQIAQRVRAKVQYNPADIGVTLLSTFPDLGLDIKNLRVIGLDSFSRDTLAYLPDLKVGLDLMTVIKGQQIDVKSVALDRPEFSIKVLKSGLANWNILISNSAAAAKGQDTSQVNLAIRGWEVTDGRLRYDDRSIPFSFDARGVNHTGKGDFTKNVFDLTSNTTIDKLTANYNGIDYLTDKQVNADVAMEMDLNKNLYTFKENRVKLNDFPFGFAGAIGLPNATDITYDITFKALQTDFKNILSLVPGVFNAQFKDVQASGQVAFNGYYKGVQNKLRMPGYGVNLTVANGRFKYPQLPQEARNINVAMVVDNPSGFTNNVKVNVSKFHLDLGTNPVDGYVTVDGLAPMKVDGRVKANVNLAEALKVYPVAGVTARGQLFVDATGKGTYSKTQMPVVNAAIKMTNGYLKSNKFPAPIEDINLSGTVMNSTGQVNDTYVSLPQFHMVLEGEPLDGRLTAHNINSPIFDANVKGTVDLTKITKIFPLQGMTVTGRVSGNVAAAGNMADVEAGRYQNVKASGTVQARNVTYRSKDLPQGVSISSAAGTFNNNQIVIQQLNGTAGTSDFAANGTVSNYLGYLFTPGQPLRGTMNVTSHNFNVNEFMVDPVSEKSTAAGKAAPAKASGVVPIPKFFDLVLNSKADNVTYDNLKLNNASGTVTVKNEVATLQNLTFNTLGATFGTTGSYNTQDLAHPKFDLGLNIKNLDFQKAFASFNTIKALVPLASQVQGIFGTNFSVSGEMGQDMLPKLSTLTGKGLFDIVKASVLQSPVMSQISSLTTLPELKNLQVLNKIVDAQIVNGNFLVKPFDLTIGDVKMTVGGSNSLAGLLSYVTAINAPTGKLGSALSSKLTQLTGVQNIQGTDRVTLGLNIGGSITSPVVKLTSGSLKDQGKAIVTNVVKTKLTDALIGLANKNKAKTDSTQKATATAQQTSQEQLQLEIQKKKLEAQEKARQAIGAGLNSLFGGRKKAAAPAPVPADTTKK; encoded by the coding sequence ATGCGTAAGATTCTGCTTGGTTTTCTGGCGTTTGTGGTGCTGCTGGTGGTGGCGCTGGCCGCCGCGCCCTTTCTGTTCAAAGACAAGCTGCGGGCGCTGGCCGACAAGCAGATAGCCCAGCGCGTGCGGGCCAAGGTGCAGTACAACCCCGCCGATATCGGCGTGACGCTGCTCAGCACTTTTCCTGATTTGGGGCTCGATATCAAAAACCTGCGCGTCATCGGCCTCGACTCGTTCAGCCGCGACACGCTGGCCTACCTGCCCGACCTGAAGGTGGGGCTCGATTTGATGACCGTTATCAAAGGCCAGCAGATTGACGTGAAAAGCGTGGCGCTCGACCGGCCCGAGTTCTCCATCAAAGTGCTCAAGAGCGGGCTAGCCAACTGGAATATCCTGATTTCGAATTCGGCCGCCGCGGCTAAAGGCCAGGATACGAGCCAGGTAAACCTGGCCATTCGGGGCTGGGAGGTGACCGATGGCCGCCTGCGCTACGACGACCGCAGCATCCCGTTCAGCTTCGATGCGCGCGGCGTGAACCACACCGGCAAGGGCGATTTTACGAAGAACGTGTTTGACCTGACCTCGAACACGACCATCGATAAGCTCACGGCCAACTACAACGGCATTGATTACCTGACGGATAAGCAAGTGAATGCCGACGTGGCCATGGAGATGGACCTGAACAAGAACCTGTACACGTTCAAGGAAAACCGGGTGAAGCTCAACGACTTTCCGTTTGGCTTCGCGGGTGCCATTGGCCTGCCCAATGCCACGGATATCACGTATGATATCACCTTCAAGGCGCTGCAAACCGACTTCAAGAACATCCTGAGCCTGGTGCCGGGCGTGTTCAATGCCCAGTTTAAGGACGTGCAGGCGAGCGGGCAGGTGGCCTTCAATGGCTACTACAAGGGCGTGCAAAACAAGCTGCGCATGCCCGGCTACGGCGTGAACCTGACCGTGGCCAACGGCCGCTTCAAGTACCCGCAGCTGCCGCAGGAGGCCCGGAATATCAACGTGGCGATGGTGGTGGACAACCCCTCGGGCTTTACCAACAACGTGAAAGTCAACGTGTCGAAGTTTCACCTCGACCTGGGCACTAACCCCGTGGATGGCTACGTGACCGTGGACGGGCTAGCCCCGATGAAGGTAGACGGCCGCGTGAAAGCTAACGTGAACCTGGCCGAGGCGCTGAAAGTGTACCCCGTCGCCGGCGTCACGGCCCGCGGCCAGCTTTTCGTGGATGCTACCGGCAAGGGCACTTACTCGAAAACCCAGATGCCGGTGGTGAATGCCGCGATTAAAATGACCAACGGCTACCTGAAATCGAACAAATTTCCGGCGCCGATTGAGGATATTAACCTGAGCGGCACGGTGATGAACTCGACCGGCCAGGTGAACGATACCTACGTGAGCCTGCCGCAGTTTCACATGGTGCTGGAGGGCGAGCCGCTCGACGGCCGCCTCACGGCCCACAACATTAACTCGCCCATCTTCGACGCCAACGTGAAGGGCACGGTGGACCTCACTAAAATCACCAAAATCTTCCCGCTCCAGGGTATGACCGTGACGGGCCGCGTGAGCGGCAACGTGGCCGCCGCCGGCAACATGGCCGATGTAGAAGCCGGCCGCTACCAGAACGTGAAGGCTAGCGGCACGGTGCAGGCCCGCAACGTGACCTACCGGAGCAAAGACCTGCCGCAGGGCGTGAGCATCAGCAGCGCGGCCGGGACGTTTAATAACAACCAGATTGTGATTCAGCAGCTTAACGGCACGGCCGGCACCTCCGATTTTGCCGCCAACGGCACGGTGAGCAACTACCTGGGCTACCTCTTCACGCCCGGCCAGCCGCTGCGCGGTACGATGAATGTGACCTCGCACAACTTCAACGTGAACGAGTTTATGGTGGACCCGGTAAGTGAGAAATCGACCGCCGCCGGCAAGGCCGCCCCGGCCAAGGCTAGCGGCGTGGTGCCGATTCCAAAGTTCTTCGACCTGGTGCTGAACAGCAAGGCCGACAACGTGACGTATGACAACCTGAAGCTGAATAATGCCAGCGGCACCGTGACGGTGAAGAACGAAGTGGCGACGCTCCAAAACCTAACTTTTAACACGCTGGGGGCCACCTTCGGCACCACCGGTAGCTACAACACCCAGGACTTGGCGCACCCCAAGTTTGACCTGGGGCTGAACATCAAGAACCTTGATTTTCAGAAAGCGTTTGCCTCATTCAACACCATCAAGGCGCTGGTGCCGCTGGCTTCGCAGGTGCAGGGCATTTTTGGCACCAACTTCAGCGTGAGCGGCGAGATGGGCCAGGATATGCTGCCCAAGCTGAGCACGCTCACCGGTAAAGGCTTGTTTGACATCGTGAAAGCCAGCGTGTTGCAGTCGCCGGTAATGTCGCAGATTTCAAGCCTCACCACGCTGCCCGAACTCAAGAACCTGCAAGTGCTGAACAAGATTGTGGACGCCCAGATTGTGAACGGCAACTTCCTGGTGAAGCCCTTCGACCTGACCATCGGCGACGTGAAAATGACGGTGGGCGGCTCAAACAGCCTGGCCGGATTGCTCTCCTACGTCACGGCCATCAACGCGCCCACCGGCAAGCTGGGTAGCGCCCTGAGCAGCAAGCTCACGCAGCTCACGGGCGTGCAGAATATTCAGGGTACCGACCGCGTGACGCTGGGCCTCAACATCGGCGGCAGCATCACGAGTCCGGTGGTGAAGCTGACCAGCGGCAGCCTCAAGGACCAGGGCAAAGCCATCGTGACCAACGTGGTGAAAACCAAGCTCACCGACGCGCTCATTGGGCTAGCCAACAAGAACAAGGCGAAAACCGACAGCACGCAAAAGGCGACTGCCACTGCGCAGCAAACCTCGCAGGAACAACTGCAACTCGAAATTCAGAAGAAGAAGCTGGAGGCCCAGGAGAAGGCCAGGCAAGCCATCGGCGCGGGCCTGAACAGCCTGTTTGGTGGCCGGAAGAAAGCCGCCGCACCCGCCCCGGTGCCGGCCGACACTACGAAAAAGTAG
- a CDS encoding DinB family protein, with protein sequence MINTIAKLGVFNVWANETLLRRLDSSVAAGHDEPKAALRIFSHVINAQAIWIARLSGTASPLKVWQEHNLAGLHHWHEQTSQRLAELCATTDEAELTRHIQYTNSQGDAFDSQVSDILTHAVVHASYHRGQVAIKMREAGLEPVNSDFITYCREQAGQVQPQL encoded by the coding sequence ATGATTAACACCATCGCCAAGCTTGGCGTTTTTAACGTGTGGGCCAACGAAACGCTGCTGCGCCGCCTCGACTCGTCGGTGGCCGCCGGCCACGACGAGCCAAAGGCCGCGCTGCGCATCTTCAGCCACGTTATCAACGCCCAGGCCATCTGGATTGCCCGCCTCAGCGGCACGGCTAGCCCGCTCAAGGTATGGCAGGAGCACAACCTGGCCGGCCTGCACCACTGGCACGAGCAAACCTCGCAGCGCTTGGCCGAGCTGTGCGCCACCACCGACGAGGCCGAGCTGACCCGCCACATTCAGTACACCAACTCGCAGGGCGATGCCTTCGACTCGCAGGTGAGCGACATCCTGACCCACGCCGTGGTGCACGCCAGCTATCACCGCGGGCAGGTGGCTATCAAGATGCGCGAGGCTGGCCTGGAGCCCGTAAACTCCGACTTTATCACCTACTGCCGCGAGCAGGCCGGCCAGGTGCAGCCGCAATTGTAG
- the htpG gene encoding molecular chaperone HtpG, which yields MSETGSISIHTENIFPIIKKFLYSDHEIFLRELVSNAVDATQKLQSLARQGEFKGELGELKVRVTVDKEARKITVSDHGLGMTADEIKKYINQIAFSGATEFVEKYKETDAQAKDQIIGQFGLGFYSAFMVSKEVEIWSKSYKEDTLTAHWTCDGSTQYTLDEPTGEHAKAERGTDVVLHVAEDSDEFLEEARLRTILEKYCKFLPVPIEFEGQLVNDTTPIWTKQPADLTDEDYKKFYRELYPMSMDEPLFWIHLNVDYPFNLTGILYFPKVKDELQFSRNKIQLYSRQVFITDEVKDVVPEFLMLLHGVIDSPDIPLNVSRSFLQADANVRKINTYITRKVADKLAELFRKDRAGYEEKWADIGLFVKYGMLSDDKFYERAKDFVLLKSVDGKLYTLTEYTEHVQASQKDKNDNTVVLYTTDAEAQHGFVAAAQERGYDVLNMDQVLDAHFIGLLEQKLEKTTFKRVDSATASQLIEKEEAPASVLSEDDQKKLEEVFQGAISNPAMHVKVAALSPQDAPVVITQNEFMRRMKDMQRTGGGGGMQMFGNMPDSFDVTVNANSPLVTKVLADGGDTIAKQAFDLALLAQGLLKGEALTAFVKRSTELL from the coding sequence ATGTCTGAAACCGGCTCTATTTCCATCCATACCGAGAACATCTTCCCGATTATTAAGAAGTTCTTGTATTCTGACCACGAGATTTTTCTGCGCGAGCTGGTCAGCAACGCCGTCGATGCCACCCAGAAGCTGCAAAGCCTGGCCCGCCAGGGCGAATTTAAGGGTGAGCTGGGCGAACTGAAGGTGCGCGTGACGGTGGATAAAGAGGCGCGCAAAATCACGGTGTCGGACCACGGCCTGGGTATGACGGCCGACGAAATCAAGAAGTACATCAACCAGATTGCCTTCTCCGGCGCCACCGAGTTTGTAGAGAAGTACAAGGAGACGGATGCCCAGGCGAAAGACCAGATAATCGGACAGTTCGGTCTGGGTTTTTACTCGGCCTTCATGGTGTCGAAGGAAGTAGAAATCTGGTCGAAGTCGTATAAGGAAGATACCCTGACCGCGCACTGGACCTGCGACGGCTCGACCCAGTACACCCTCGACGAGCCGACCGGCGAACACGCCAAGGCCGAGCGCGGCACCGACGTGGTGCTGCACGTGGCCGAAGATTCGGACGAGTTTCTGGAAGAGGCCCGGCTGCGGACCATTCTGGAGAAGTACTGCAAGTTTTTACCAGTGCCGATTGAGTTTGAGGGGCAGTTGGTTAATGACACTACGCCCATCTGGACCAAGCAGCCGGCCGACCTGACCGACGAGGACTACAAGAAGTTTTACCGCGAGCTGTACCCGATGAGCATGGACGAGCCGCTGTTCTGGATTCACCTGAACGTGGACTACCCGTTTAACCTGACGGGCATCTTGTACTTCCCGAAGGTGAAAGACGAGTTGCAATTCTCGCGCAACAAGATTCAGCTCTACTCGCGCCAGGTGTTTATCACCGACGAGGTGAAGGATGTGGTGCCCGAGTTTTTGATGCTGCTGCACGGCGTGATTGACTCGCCGGATATTCCGCTGAACGTGTCGCGCAGCTTCTTGCAAGCCGACGCCAACGTGCGCAAAATCAACACCTACATCACCCGCAAGGTAGCCGACAAGCTAGCCGAGCTTTTCCGGAAGGACCGCGCCGGCTACGAGGAGAAATGGGCTGATATTGGGCTATTTGTGAAATACGGCATGCTCTCGGACGACAAGTTTTATGAGCGCGCCAAGGACTTCGTGTTGTTGAAAAGCGTGGATGGCAAGCTCTACACGCTCACTGAGTACACTGAGCACGTGCAGGCTAGCCAGAAAGACAAGAACGACAACACCGTGGTGCTTTACACCACCGATGCCGAGGCGCAGCACGGCTTCGTGGCGGCGGCTCAGGAGCGGGGCTACGACGTGCTGAATATGGACCAGGTGCTCGATGCCCACTTCATTGGGCTGCTGGAGCAAAAATTGGAGAAAACCACGTTTAAGCGCGTGGACTCGGCCACGGCTAGCCAGCTCATTGAGAAGGAAGAAGCCCCGGCCAGCGTGCTGAGCGAGGACGACCAGAAGAAGCTGGAAGAAGTGTTTCAGGGGGCTATCAGCAACCCGGCGATGCACGTCAAAGTGGCGGCCTTGTCGCCGCAGGATGCGCCGGTGGTGATTACCCAAAACGAATTTATGCGCCGCATGAAGGACATGCAGCGCACCGGTGGCGGGGGCGGCATGCAGATGTTCGGCAACATGCCCGACTCGTTTGACGTGACCGTGAACGCCAACAGCCCGCTCGTAACCAAGGTGCTGGCCGATGGCGGCGACACCATCGCCAAGCAGGCCTTCGACCTGGCCCTGCTAGCCCAGGGCCTGCTAAAAGGCGAGGCGCTGACGGCCTTCGTGAAGCGCAGCACCGAGCTGCTGTAG